From Camelina sativa cultivar DH55 chromosome 20, Cs, whole genome shotgun sequence, the proteins below share one genomic window:
- the LOC104772234 gene encoding uncharacterized protein LOC104772234 — MSNWSSDHEVDEMVEEEVDSIVEGIQYNYTQEKQPPAPIFQRVHINRNREEGHTQLWNDYFSENPTYTPAMFRRCFRMNKPLFECIVSTIENGVPYFRQRRDDTGRLGLSALQKCSAAIRMMAYGVRQI; from the coding sequence ATGTCTAATTGGAGTTCTGATCATGAAGTTGatgaaatggtagaggaggaagTTGATAGTATAGTGGAAGGGATTCAGTACAACTACACTCAAGAGAAACAACCACCAGCTCCAATATTCCAAAGAGTGCACATAAATAGAAACCGCGAAGAAGGCCATACTCAActatggaatgattattttagtgagaaTCCGACTTACACTCCTGCTATGTTCCGCCGTtgctttagaatgaacaaaccattgttcGAATGCATAGTCAGTactattgagaatggagtcccGTACTTCAGACAAAGACGAGATGATACTGGAAGGCTCGGTCTTTctgcacttcaaaaatgttctGCAGCTATCCGTATGATGGCATACGGTGTTCGGCAGATTTGA
- the LOC109131145 gene encoding uncharacterized protein LOC109131145: MDPSNPYRFWDQNFVDLMNSQENSNCSDNPIPPNSTQSSQTIQFSNPFSSQPLNISHPFSSQPLNQTPTSESEDCLEVSTDETDEEGGRGIKNKDPVVSNEQRKNSFWKRVADYYKAHVGGTSSNERGTTQCKARWSKINHQVNKFVGCYAQAKCGNKRTKLASEGEFAATSSNGGDEMRPPGVKAAKKKGKKPAVSSDVSDGSIHKLDKIIAMKDQEQAAKERHGKMRLLDSLLNKSELTPAEVLLRASLSLPPLSPF, translated from the exons ATGGATCCTAGCAACCCTTACCGTTTTTgggatcaaaattttgttgatctTATGAATTCTCAAGAAAACTCCAACTGTTCCGATAATCCTATTCCTCCAAATTCCACCCAATCCTCTCAGACTATTCAGTTTAGTAAcccattctcttctcagcctttAAACATTAGCCATCCATTCTCTTCACAGCCTCTTAACCAGACTCCCACATCTGAATCTGAAGACTGTTTGGAGGTTTCGACAGATGAAACTGATGAAGAAGGAGGCAGAGGAATTAAGAA CAAAGATCCAGTGGTGAGCAACGAGCAGAGGAAAAATAGTTTCTGGAAGAGGGTTGCAGACTATTACAAAGCTCATGTTGGAGGAACCAGTTCAAACGAAAGAGGGACTACACAATGTAAGGCAAGGTGGAGTAAGATAAACCACCAAGTCAACAAGTTTGTTGGGTGTTACGCACAAGCGA AATGTGGCAATAAGCGGACTAAGCTTGCTTCTGAAGGAGAATTTGCAGCTACTTCGAGCAACGGTGGAGATGAGATGAGGCCTCCGGGGGTTAAAGCTgccaagaaaaaaggaaagaaaccaGCAGTTAGTAGTGATGTTTCGGATGGTTCTATCCATAAGTTGGATAAGATAATAGCAATGAAGGATCAAGAACAGGCGGCTAAAGAGAGGCATGGCAAAATGAGATTGCTAGATAGCCTACTTAACAAGAGTGAACTAACACCCGCTGAAGTACTACTCCGAGCCTCTTTGTCTCTTCCTCCATTATCGCCGTTTTGA
- the LOC104772235 gene encoding DNA-damage-repair/toleration protein DRT100-like, with the protein MDTNKSLVIILLVVVLLLAATKRTVQSCFPSDRVVLLEFRAKLNEPYIGVFNTWKGQDCCKGRINNTSGVIPRDIGRLKMLSRVLLSGNKISGQIPESLTRIYRLADLEISMNRLTGSIPVSFGKMSVLATLNLDGNLISGDSDDVVDLEFESERESHNRTYTEHVRTEVVLHDHGGVVYWPP; encoded by the exons ATGGATACTAACAAGTCATTAGTGATCATCCTATTGGTCGTCGTGTTGCTCCTCGCCGCCACAAAAAGAACCGTTCAATCTTGCTTTCCCTCCGATCGAGTTGTGCTTCTAGAGTTCCGAGCTAAGCTCAACGAGCCATACATTGGCGTTTTCAACACGTGGAAAGGTCAAGACTGTTGCAAGGGCCG GATCAACAATACCTCGGGGGTCATACCGCGAGACATCGGACGTTTGAAGATGTTGAGTCGTGTGTTACTAAGCGGTAACAAAATCTCGGGTCAAATACCGGAATCTTTGACCCGAATCTACCGTCTCGCGGATCTTGAAATCTCGATGAACCGGCTCACCGGTTCAATCCCGGTTTCGTTCGGTAAAATGTCGGTTCTCGCTACGCTTAACCTCGATGGGAACTTGATTTCCGGGGACTCTGATGACGTCGTCGATCTCGAATTTGAATCTGAGCGGGAATCTCATAACCGGACGTATACCGAACACGTTCGGACCGAGGTCGTACTTCACGATCACGGCGGCGTCGTTTATTGGCCACCTTGA
- the LOC104769505 gene encoding uncharacterized protein LOC104769505, producing the protein MNTMKRFGLIITIALLYTSLVLVCVAKECTNTPTQLASHTFRYDLLQSKNETLKTEMFSHYHLTPTDDAAWSSLLPRKMLREEEDEFGWTMLYRKFKNSNSSGDFLKDVSLHDVRLDPNSFHWRAQQTNLEYLLMLDVDGLAWSFRKEAGLDAPGNHYGGWESPDKELRGHFVGHYLSATAYMWASTHNDTLKAKMSALVSALSECQQKVGTGYLSAFPSSFFDRFEAITPVWAPYYTIHKILAGLVDQYKLAGNSQALKMATGMADYFYVRVRNVIRTYSVERHWQSLNEETGGMNDVLYQLYSITGDSKYLLLAHLFDKPCFLGVLAIQADDISGFHSNTHIPIVIGSQQRYEITGDPLHKEISMFFMDIVNASHSYATGGTSVHEFWQDPKRMATTLETENEESCTTYNMLKVSRNLFRWTKEVSYADYYERALTNGVLGIQRGTQPGLMIYMLPLGKGVSKAVTYHGWGTPYDAFWCCYGTGIESFSKLGDSIYFQEDGESPALYVTQYISSSLDWKSGGLSLSQKVKPVVSWDPYMHVTFSFSSSKEGMGKETTLNLRIPVWTNSEGAKVSLNGQPLKVPASGNFLSIKQNWKSGDQVTMELPLSIRTEAIKDDRPEYSSLHAILYGPYLLAGHTSRDWSITTQAKAGKWINPIPETHNSHLVTFSQQSGNISYVLSNSNQTITMKVSPEPGTQDAVAATFRLVTDASKPRISGPEELIGSLVMIEPFDFPGMLVMSATDSSLTVQDSSSTAKEASNFRLVAGVDGKPGSVSLRLESKKGCYVYSDQTVKPGMKLRLECVSDVTDEKVKQAASFTLKTGTHQYNPMSFVMSGTQRNFVLSPLFSLRDELYNVYFSVQT; encoded by the exons atgaaTACGATGAAGAGGTTTGGTCTCATTATAACCATTGCTCTTTTATACACAAGCTTGGTTCTTGTTTGTGTAGCGAAAGAGTGTACAAACACTCCAACGCAGCTCGCTTCTCATACTTTCCGTTACGACCTTCTGCAATCAAAGAACGAGACTTTGAAGACAGAGATGTTCTCTCATTACCATTTAACACCAACTGATGACGCTGCTTGGTCTAGTTTGTTGCCTAGGAAGATGttgagagaagaggaagatgaattTGGTTGGACTATGTTGTATAGGAAGTTCAAGAACTCTAATTCCTCTGGTGACTTCCTCAAGGATGTCTCTTTGCACGATGTTAGGCTTGACCCAAACTCCTTTCATTGGAGGGCTCAGCAGACTAACCTTGAGTATCTTTTGATGTTGGATGTTGATGGTTTGGCCTGGAGCTTCCGTAAAGAAGCTGGTCTTGATGCTCCTGGAAATCACTATGGTGGATGGGAGAGTCCTGATAAAGAACTCCGTGGCCATTTCGTTG gTCACTATTTGAGTGCAACAGCTTATATGTGGGCAAGTACTCATAATGATACTCTCAAGGCGAAAATGTCAGCTCTCGTCTCAGCTTTATCGGAGTGTCAGCAAAAAGTTGGCACAGGGTATCTCTCTGCTTTTCCTTCCAGTTTTTTCGACCGGTTTGAAGCTATAACACCTGTTTGGGCTCCTTACTACACCATTCACAAG ATTTTAGCCGGTCTGGTGGATCAATACAAGTTGGCTGGGAACAGTCAAGCTTTGAAAATGGCAACAGGGATGGCTGATTACTTCTATGTCCGTGTTCGTAATGTGATAAGGACCTACAGCGTTGAACGACATTGGCAATCACTAAATGAAGAGACTGGTGGCATGAATGATGTTCTCTATCAGCTATACAGCATTACC GGAGATTCCAAGTATTTGCTGCTCGCACATCTCTTTGACAAGCCTTGCTTTCTCGGGGTCCTCGCAATTCAG GCCGATGATATAAGTGGATTCCACTCTAACACACATATTCCCATCGTCATTGGATCCCAACAGCGGTACGAAATCACTGGTGATCCACTCCATAAG GAAATCTCAATGTTTTTTATGGACATCGTAAATGCTTCTCACAGCTATGCAACTGGAGGAACATCAGTCCATGAGTTTTG GCAAGATCCAAAGAGAATGGCGACTACGCTGGAAACTGAAAACGAGGAATCATGCACTACTTATAACATGCTCAAG GTCTCTAGGAATCTGTTCAGATGGACAAAAGAGGTTAGCTATGCCGACTATTACGAGCGTGCTTTGACCAACGGTGTGCTTGGAATTCAAAGAGGAACCCAGCCTGGACTGATGATCTACATGCTCCCATTGGGTAAAGGTGTTTCTAAGGCTGTGACTTATCACGGTTGGGGAACACCTTATGATGCCTTCTGGTGTTGCTATGGCACTG GGATTGAATCCTTCTCAAAACTGGGAGATTCCATTTATTTTCAAGAAGATGGTGAATCTCCAGCTCTTTATGTCACTCAATATATATCAAGCTCACTTGATTGGAAATCTGGTGGTCTTTCGTTATCTCAGAAAGTTAAACCTGTTGTGTCGTGGGATCCGTACATGCATGTGacgttctctttctcttcttctaaaGAG GGAATGGGGAAAGAGACAACTTTGAATCTAAGAATACCTGTTTGGACAAACTCTGAAGGTGCCAAAGTATCTTTGAATGGCCAACCCTTGAAAGTACCAGCTTCAG GTAATTTCCTATCAATCAAACAGAACTGGAAATCCGGCGATCAAGTAACGATGGAGCTACCTTTGAGTATCAGAACCGAAGCTATAAAAG ATGACAGGCCGGAGTACTCATCTCTTCATGCCATACTCTATGGCCCCTACTTGTTAGCCGGGCACACGAGCAGGGACTGGAGCATCACAACTCAGGCTAAAGCTGGAAAATGGATAAACCCTATACCTGAAACACATAACAGTCACCTTGTCACATTCTCACAACAATCTGGGAACATATCTTACGTGTTGTCAAATAGCAACCAAACCATCACAATGAAAGTATCACCGGAGCCAGGAACACAAGACGCTGTTGCGGCGACTTTCAGGCTCGTGACTGATGCTTCTAAACCACGGATCTCGGGTCCAGAGGAACTAATTGGTAGCCTGGTCATGATCGAACCGTTTGATTTCCCTGGCATGCTTGTGATGTCAGCAACTGATAGCTCCCTCACGgttcaagattcttcttctactgCCAAAGAAGCTTCTAACTTTCGGTTAGTAGCTGGAGTTGACGGAAAGCCAGGAAGCGTGTCATTAAGACTAGAGAGCAAAAAGGGTTGTTATGTGTACAGCGATCAAACGGTAAAGCCGGGAATGAAACTGAGGCTTGAATGTGTTTCAGATGTGACTGATGAGAAGGTTAAACAGGCAGCAAGCTTTACGTTAAAGACAGGGACGCATCAATACAATCCAATGAGTTTCGTGATGAGCGGAACACAGAGGAACTTTGTGTTATCACCATTGTTCAGCTTAAGAGATGAATTATACAATGTGTACTTCAGTGTGCAAACTTAA
- the LOC104769506 gene encoding FT-interacting protein 1-like, protein MQKPGQNIEFALKETSPKIGAGAVTGDKLSCTYDLVEQMHYLYVRVMKAKELPAKDVTGSCDPYVEVKLGNYKGMTKHFEKKSNPEWKQVFAFSKERIQASILEVVVKDKDVVLDDFIGRIMFDLNEIPKRVPPDSPLAPQWYRLEDRHGRKVKGELMLAVWMGTQADEAFSDAWHSDAATVGPEGVTHIRSKVYLSPKLWYVRVNVIEAQDLIPHDKTKFPEVYVKAMLGNQTLRTRISQTKTLNPMWNEDLMFVVAEPFEEPLILAVEDRVAPNKDDTLGRCAIPLQNVQRRLDHRPLNSRWFNLEKHIMVDGEKKEIKFASRIHLRIFLEGGYHVLDESTHYSSDLRPTAKQLWKPSIGLLEVGIISAHGLMPMKTKDGKGTTDAYCVAKYGQKWIRTRTIVDSFTPKWNEQYTWEVFDTCTVITFGAFDNGHIPGGSGKDMRIGKVRIRLSTLEADRIYTHSYPLLVFHPSGIKKTGEIQLAVRFTCLSVINMLHMYSQPLLPKMHYIHPLSVLQLDSLRHQAMNIVSARLNRAEPPLRKEIVEYMLDVDSHMWSMRRSKANFFRIMNVLSGLIAVGKWFDQICNWRNPITTILIHVLFIILVLYPELILPTVFLYLFLIGIWNFRWRPRHPPHMDTRLSHADAVHPDELDEEFDTFPTSRSSEIVRMRYDRLRSIGGRVQTVIGDLATQGERFLSLLSWRDPRATTLFVLFCLIAAIVLYVTPFQVVALLAGIYVLRHPRFRHKLPSVPLNLFRRLPARSDSLL, encoded by the coding sequence ATGCAGAAACCTGGGCAAAATATAGAATTTGCACTAAAGGAGACATCACCAAAGATTGGTGCAGGAGCTGTGACAGGTGATAAACTCTCCTGCACTTATGATTTGGTTGAGCAGATGCATTACCTCTACGTCCGGGTCATGAAGGCGAAGGAATTACCGGCGAAAGATGTGACTGGTAGTTGCGATCCTTATGTGGAAGTGAAGCTGGGAAACTACAAAGGAATGACTAAGCATTTTGAGAAGAAGTCGAATCCAGAGTGGAAGCAAGTGTTTGCTTTTTCAAAGGAGAGGATCCAAGCATCAATCTTGGAGGTTGTAGTGAAAGACAAAGATGTGGTGTTGGATGATTTTATTGGTAGAATCATGTTTGATCTTAATGAGATTCCTAAGCGAGTTCCCCCTGATAGTCCACTGGCTCCTCAGTGGTATAGGTTGGAGGATCGACATGGGCGTAAGGTTAAGGGAGAGCTTATGTTAGCTGTTTGGATGGGGACACAAGCCGATGAAGCTTTTTCTGATGCTTGGCACTCAGATGCAGCCACAGTTGGACCTGAGGGTGTGACACATATCCGGTCAAAGGTTTATCTTTCGCCAAAGCTTTGGTATGTGAGAGTCAATGTGATCGAGGCTCAAGATTTGATACCTCATGATAAAACCAAGTTCCCTGAGGTTTACGTAAAAGCAATGCTCGGAAACCAGACTCTGAGGACGCGTATTTCTCAGACCAAAACATTGAATCCGATGTGGAATGAAGATTTGATGTTTGTTGTTGCTGAGCCTTTTGAGGAGCCGTTGATTCTCGCGGTGGAAGATAGGGTTGCACCAAACAAAGATGACACCTTAGGCCGGTGCGCAATCCCGTTGCAGAATGTCCAGAGGAGGTTAGACCATAGGCCGCTTAACTCAAGGTGGTTCAACCTGGAGAAACATATTATGGTGGAcggagagaaaaaagagatcaAATTCGCAAGCAGGATTCATCTAAGAATCTTTCTTGAAGGCGGATACCATGTTCTTGATGAATCAACTCACTACAGCAGTGACCTAAGGCCAACCGCAAAACAGCTATGGAAACCAAGCATTGGACTGCTTGAAGTAGGGATCATAAGTGCGCACGGACTGATGCCAATGAAGACAAAAGACGGGAAGGGAACAACAGATGCATACTGTGTGGCTAAGTACGGGCAGAAATGGATCAGAACAAGAACAATTGTCGATAGTTTCACCCCTAAATGGAACGAACAGTACACATGGGAAGTGTTTGATACCTGCACAGTCATAACTTTTGGAGCATTCGACAACGGACACATTCCAGGAGGAAGCGGAAAAGATATGAGAATCGGGAAAGTGAGAATCCGTCTCTCGACCCTCGAAGCTGACCGTATCTACACACACTCATATCCGCTGCTCGTCTTTCATCCTTCGGGGATCAAGAAAACGGGTGAAATACAGTTAGCTGTGCGGTTCACTTGCCTATCTGTCATCAACATGCTTCATATGTATTCTCAACCATTACTACCCAAAATGCATTACATCCACCCGTTATCAGTTCTCCAGCTGGACAGCCTGAGACACCAGGCGATGAACATTGTCTCAGCGAGGCTGAACCGCGCAGAGCCACCTCTTCGCAAAGAGATTGTAGAGTACATGCTCGATGTTGACTCACACATGTGGAGCATGAGGAGGAGCAAAGCTAACTTCTTCAGAATCATGAATGTTCTGAGTGGTCTCATTGCTGTTGGAAAATGGTTCGATCAGATCTGCAACTGGAGAAACCCAATAACCACAATTCTCATTCATGTTCTTTTCATTATCTTAGTTCTCTACCCTGAACTCATCCTCCCAACTGTTTTCTTGTACCTCTTCTTGATTGGGATCTGGAACTTCCGATGGAGACCAAGACACCCACCACACATGGACACACGGTTGTCCCATGCAGACGCTGTCCATCCCGACGAGCTTGATGAAGAGTTTGATACTTTCCCAACTTCCCGATCCTCTGAGATTGTGAGGATGCGATACGACCGGCTCAGAAGCATAGGAGGACGTGTTCAGACCGTGATAGGCGATCTAGCGACACAGGGAGAGCGGTTTTTATCGCTGCTGAGCTGGCGAGACCCGAGGGCAACCACATTGTTTGTGCTCTTCTGTCTCATAGCTGCTATTGTGTTGTATGTTACGCCATTTCAGGTTGTTGCACTTCTTGCTGGGATCTATGTGCTGAGGCATCCAAGGTTTAGGCACAAGCTTCCCTCTGTGCCGCTCAATCTCTTCAGGAGGCTACCTGCAAGATCTGACAGTCTATTATAG
- the LOC104769507 gene encoding cell differentiation protein RCD1 homolog encodes MANLPPSPSLKSVAPSSGPSPPPPSSSSTSDRKVFPAEQLILNLSNLELHENALHELSKKRENFHELAPLLWHSVGTIPALLQEIISVYPVLSPPTMTPAQSNRVCNALALLQCVASHADTRMLFLKAHLPLYLYAFLNTSSKSRPFEYLRLTSLGVIGALVKVDDSEVIRFLLQTEIVPLCLRTMENGSELSKTVATFIVQKVLLDEVGLEYMCTTAERFFALGRVLGNMVASLAEGPSPRLLKHIVRCYLRLTDNPRACDALGSCLPDLLRDATFSRCLYDDPPAGQWLEKLLQNISIGGRAPQGLAHMFVNEIEPQRLVFWGGNSYSLDKKVR; translated from the exons ATGGCTAATCTTCCTCCTTCGCCCTCCTTGAAATCTGTCGCTccctcctcaggaccttctcctcctcctccttcttcttcctccaccagTGATCGCAAGGTTTTTCCGGCGGAGCAGTTGATTCTCAATCTCAGTAATCTCGAACTCCACGAAAATGCTCTTCACGAATTGTCCAAG AAGAGAGAGAACTTTCATGAGTTGGCTCCGCTCTTGTGGCATTCTGTTGGTACCATTCCTGCTCTTCTACAG GAGATTATCTCAGTTTACCCTGTCCTATCTCCTCCAACCATGACTCCTGCTCAATCTAACAGGGTCTGCAATGCACTTGCGCTTCTTCAG TGTGTTGCTTCTCATGCCGATACGAGAATGTTGTTCCTGAAAG CCCATCTGCCATTGTACCTGTATGCTTTCTTGAATACATCAAGCAAGTCAAGACCGTTTGAGTACCTACGGCTGACTAGCTTGGGGGTTATTGGTGCACTTGTTAAG GTTGATGATTCTGAAGTGATcagatttcttcttcaaactgAAATTGTCCCATTGTGCCTCCGGACAATGGAAAATGGCAGCGAGTTGTCAAAGACT GTTGCTACTTTCATTGTTCAGAAAGTTTTGCTGGACGAGGTTGGGCTTGAATACATGTGCACCACCGCTGAGAGATTCTTTGCTCTGGGTCGAGTTTTGGGAAATATGGTTGCTTCACTTGCAGAAGGACCGTCTCCTAGGTTGCTAAAGCACATCGTACGCTGCTATCTCCGCTTGACAGATAACCCCAG AGCCTGCGATGCGCTTGGAAGTTGCCTTCCAGATCTTCTGAGAGATGCTACCTTCAGCCGTTGTCTCTAT GATGATCCACCTGCAGGGCAATGGCTGGAGAAACTGCTTCAGAACATTAGCATTGGCGGTAGAGCACCTCAAGGCTTGGCTCATATGTTTGTGAATGAAATCGAACCCCAGAGATTAGTATTCTGGGGGGGAAACAGTTATTCATTGGACAAAAAAGTTAGGTGA
- the LOC104769508 gene encoding CLAVATA3/ESR (CLE)-related protein 40-like, protein MAAMKYIIVIILLLSSTLQLAHSSSTRSFFWLGETQDMKAMKKEKEIDGGTSNEVEERQVPTGSDPLHHNHIPFTP, encoded by the exons atggCGGCGATGAAATACATAATAGtcatcatccttcttctttcGTCAACACTACAGCTTGCTCATTCTTCTTCTACGAGAT CTTTCTTCTGGTTAGGAGAAACACAAGATATGAAAGCCATGAAAAAG GAGAAGGAGATAGATGGAGGAACATCTAATGAAGTTGAAGAAAGACAAGTTCCCACTGGATCCGACCCTCTCCATCATAACCACATTCCTTTTACTCCATAG
- the LOC109125079 gene encoding callose synthase 3-like — protein MAGDFLDTTVSVGRRRFSASFQLMFRLIKGLIFMTFIAIIVILITLAHMTIQDIIVCILAFMPTGWGMLLIAQACKPVVHRAGFWGSVRTLARGYEIVMGLLLFTPVAFLAWFPFVSEFQTRMLFNQAFSRGLQISRILGGHRKDRSSRNKE, from the exons ATGGCTGGTGATTTTCTTGATACT ACTGTTTCGGTTGGAAGACGAAGATTTAGTGCGAGTTTTCAGCTGATGTTCCGGTTGATAAAGGGGCTAATATTCATGACATTTATCGCAATTATTGTGATATTGATCACACTGGCTCACATGACGATACAAGACATAATTGTGTGTATCCTTGCCTTTATGCCCACGGGTTGGGGAATGCTCTTg ATTGCGCAAGCGTGTAAGCCGGTGGTTCATAGAGCAGGATTCTGGGGATCAGTGAGGACACTGGCTCGTGGTTACGAGATAGTAATGGGACTGTTGCTGTTCACGCCAGTGGCGTTCTTGGCTTGGTTTCCATTTGTGTCGGAGTTCCAAACGCGTATGCTCTTTAATCAAGCTTTCAGTAGAGGTCTTCAGATCTCTCGTATCCTTGGAGGACACAGGAAGGATCGCTCTTCTCGAAACAAGGAATGA